A part of Escherichia marmotae genomic DNA contains:
- the iclR gene encoding glyoxylate bypass operon transcriptional repressor IclR, whose amino-acid sequence MVAPIPAKRGRKPAATSAPATGQVQSLTRGLKLLEWIAESNGSVALTELAQQAGLPNSTTHRLLTTMQQQGFVRQVGELGHWAIGAHAFMVGSSFLQSRNLLAIVHPILRDLMEESGETVNMAVLDQSDHEAIIIDQVQCTHLMRMSAPIGGKLPMHASGAGKAFLAQLSEEQVTKLLHRKGLHAYTHATLVSPVHLKEDLAQTRKRGYSFDDEEHALGLRCLAACIFDEHREPFAAISISGPISRITDDRVTEFGAMVIKAAKEVTLAYGGMR is encoded by the coding sequence ATGGTCGCACCCATTCCCGCAAAACGCGGTAGAAAACCTGCCGCAACCAGCGCCCCCGCGACTGGGCAGGTTCAGTCTTTAACGCGTGGCCTGAAATTACTGGAGTGGATTGCCGAATCCAATGGCAGTGTGGCACTAACCGAACTGGCACAGCAAGCCGGATTACCCAATTCCACCACCCACCGTCTGCTAACCACTATGCAACAACAGGGCTTTGTGCGTCAGGTCGGTGAGCTGGGTCACTGGGCGATCGGCGCGCATGCATTTATGGTCGGTAGCAGTTTTCTCCAGAGCCGTAATTTGTTAGCTATTGTCCATCCTATACTGCGCGATCTGATGGAAGAATCTGGCGAAACGGTCAATATGGCGGTGCTCGATCAAAGCGATCACGAGGCGATTATTATCGATCAGGTGCAGTGTACGCATCTGATGCGAATGTCCGCCCCTATTGGCGGTAAATTGCCGATGCATGCTTCCGGTGCCGGTAAAGCCTTTTTGGCTCAACTGAGTGAAGAACAGGTGACAAAGCTGCTGCATCGCAAAGGGTTACATGCCTATACCCACGCGACGCTGGTTTCTCCTGTGCATTTAAAAGAAGACCTCGCGCAGACACGCAAACGCGGTTATTCATTTGATGATGAAGAACATGCGCTGGGACTGCGTTGCCTGGCTGCGTGTATTTTCGATGAACACCGCGAACCGTTTGCCGCAATTTCAATTTCCGGGCCGATTTCACGTATTACCGATGACCGCGTGACTGAGTTTGGCGCGATGGTAATTAAAGCGGCGAAGGAAGTGACGCTGGCGTATGGTGGAATGCGGTGA
- the aceK gene encoding bifunctional isocitrate dehydrogenase kinase/phosphatase produces the protein MPRGLELLIAQTILQGFDAQYGRFLEVTSGAQQRFEQADWHAVQQAMKNRIHLYDHHVGLVVEQLRCITNGQSTNAAFLLHVKEHYTRLLPDYPRFEIAESFFNSVYCRLFDHRSLTPERLFIFSSQPERRFRTIPRPLAKDFYPDHGWESLLMRVISDLPLRLRWQNKSRDINYIILHLTETLGTDNLAESHLQVANELFYRNKAAWLVGKLITPSGTLPFLLPIHQTDDGELFIDTCLTTTAEASIVFGFARSYFMVYAPLPAALVEWLREILPGKTTAELYMAIGCQKHAKTESYREYLVYLQGCNEQFIEAPGIRGMVMLVFTLPGFDRVFKVIKDKFAPQKEMSAAHVRACYQLVKEHDRVGRMADTQEFENFVLEKRHISPSLMDLLLQEAPEKITDLGEQIVIRHLYIERRMVPLNIWLEQVEGQQLRDAIEEYGNAIRQLAAANIFPGDMLFKNFGVTRHGRVVFYDYDEICYMTEVNFRDIPPLRYPEDELASEPWYSVSPGDVFPEEFRHWLCADPRIGPLFEEMHADLFRADYWRALQNRIREGHVEDVYAYRRRQRFSVRFV, from the coding sequence ATGCCGCGTGGTCTGGAATTACTGATTGCACAAACAATTTTGCAGGGTTTCGATGCCCAGTATGGTCGATTCCTCGAAGTGACTTCCGGGGCGCAGCAGCGTTTCGAACAGGCCGACTGGCACGCTGTCCAGCAGGCGATGAAAAATCGTATCCATCTTTACGATCATCACGTGGGTCTGGTGGTGGAGCAGTTACGCTGCATTACTAACGGCCAAAGCACGAATGCGGCATTTTTACTGCACGTCAAAGAGCATTACACCCGGCTATTGCCGGACTACCCGCGCTTCGAGATTGCGGAGAGTTTTTTCAACTCCGTATACTGTCGGTTATTTGACCACCGCTCGCTTACTCCCGAGCGGCTTTTTATCTTTAGCTCCCAGCCGGAACGCCGCTTTCGTACCATTCCGCGCCCGCTGGCCAAAGACTTTTACCCCGATCACGGCTGGGAATCACTGCTGATGCGCGTTATTAGCGACTTGCCGCTACGCCTGCGCTGGCAGAATAAAAGCCGTGATATCAACTATATCATTCTTCATCTGACGGAAACGCTGGGGACAGATAACCTCGCTGAAAGTCATCTACAGGTGGCGAACGAACTGTTTTACCGTAATAAAGCCGCCTGGCTGGTGGGCAAACTGATAACGCCTTCCGGCACGTTGCCATTTTTGCTGCCGATCCACCAGACGGACGACGGCGAGTTGTTTATTGATACCTGCCTGACGACGACCGCCGAAGCGAGCATCGTCTTTGGCTTCGCGCGATCCTATTTTATGGTTTACGCGCCGCTGCCTGCCGCACTGGTCGAGTGGCTACGGGAGATTCTGCCGGGTAAAACTACCGCAGAACTGTATATGGCTATCGGTTGCCAGAAGCATGCCAAAACCGAAAGTTACCGTGAATATCTCGTTTATTTACAAGGATGTAATGAGCAGTTTATTGAAGCGCCGGGCATTCGTGGGATGGTCATGCTGGTGTTCACGCTGCCGGGCTTTGATCGGGTATTCAAAGTCATCAAAGACAAATTCGCCCCGCAGAAAGAGATGTCAGCGGCTCACGTCCGCGCCTGCTATCAACTGGTAAAAGAGCACGATCGCGTAGGAAGGATGGCGGATACCCAGGAGTTTGAAAACTTTGTACTGGAGAAGCGACATATTTCCCCGTCATTAATGGATTTGCTGCTTCAGGAAGCGCCAGAAAAAATCACCGATCTGGGCGAACAAATTGTGATTCGCCATCTCTATATCGAACGGCGGATGGTGCCTCTCAATATTTGGCTTGAACAGGTTGAGGGTCAGCAACTGCGTGATGCTATAGAAGAGTACGGCAACGCTATTCGCCAGCTTGCCGCCGCCAATATTTTCCCCGGTGATATGCTGTTTAAAAACTTTGGCGTCACCCGACACGGGCGCGTGGTGTTTTATGATTACGATGAAATTTGCTACATGACGGAAGTGAATTTCCGCGACATCCCACCGCTGCGCTACCCGGAAGACGAACTCGCCAGCGAACCGTGGTATAGCGTCTCGCCGGGCGATGTTTTCCCGGAAGAGTTCCGCCACTGGCTATGCGCCGACCCACGCATTGGTCCACTGTTCGAGGAAATGCACGCCGACCTGTTCCGCGCCGATTACTGGCGCGCTCTACAAAACCGCATCCGCGAAGGACATGTGGAAGATGTTTATGCATATCGGCGCAGACAGCGGTTTAGCGTGCGGTTTGTATAA